CCCGGTTCTTGCACCCGGTCAGATCGTCGTCGCGAGTTTGCATCTCAGCCCCCGACACGTTGTTCCAGTTCGCCTGATCCCGATGGGCGACGGCTATCGCTATGCGGGCCGCGGCGTGTGGCTCGACGGCATTCGAGACCATGCGTTGTTGTACTTGAACAAGTACAATCCGACCGCTTGCCTGGTGGGGCGGATCTAGCATTTCTCCACTCCCGCAATGTCCGCCTGCGATTGGCGCAGGCGACGACCAGCGGTCGAGAAGAGGTCGACGGGTTTCAAACGGTCGACGGGACTATCCGGATGTTGCATGCGCCGCGCGGCACTGGGAGGCCACGCATTACCTTCACCTTCGCCGTGTGAATTTTGTCGGGCGTCGCCATCATGATACCGCCGACAAGGGTGACCCCTGTCGGCGAAGCGAGTGATGCGCGCCCGCTAGCTGCGACTAGCCTAGTTGTCGCGGTGAAACGTCGTGATGCGGAACTCGAATTCCTGCCGGCATTGAAGGTCTGCGGGATCCAATTTTTCCCATAGCGCATCGAGTTGCAGAACGATCTCTGCAACCGTTTCTCGCAGCCGATCATTCTCCGTGAGTAACGCCTGTTTGCTGTCGCGAGAAGGCGATGCCAATTCAGGCGGCGCGCGTTTGAAAAGATCTGGCATGGACCGAGTCCCCGTCGGATCGTTGGCGCGGTTGTTGTGTGAATTTCTCGCCAAATGTTAAGTCAACGAATGCGGCTGCTAAAATGGGTTGGCGCGATCTTGCTAACAATTAGACATAAATACGATTTCAATTTCATGGCTAAAAACACGATTGATGAGCGTATTGCGAGCAATTATCGAATTCAAGTGACATTCACAAATGCTGCCGGTATGTGCATATACTCCATGCATGTTGTGTGACTTGGAATGGGTGCCTATACTAGTATTTGCACGAGGTAGGTCAGTCGAGAGAATGAAGCGGCACGGAACCATCCAGATTGCGTCGAAGCTGCGTCTTGCGCGCGAGCTCGCCGCGCGGGGCAAGACTCAGGCTGAGATTTGCAAAGAATTGGGCATCAGCGTGATGACATTTCACCGGTGGAGGAAGATGGTGCCCGAGCCGTCCGCTGCGACTCCCGAGACGCCGACGGCGCCTGTGCTGGATGCCTCCGAGCGCAGCAGTACCAAGACCGAGGATGAGCTCTTGGATGAAAATCGTCGCCTCAAGCGGATCATCACTGACCTGTTGCTGGACAAGATGAAGCTCGAGGAATTGATCGAAGCCCAATCCCTCGGTCGCAAGCGCAACTGACGCCGACGTAGCGGCCTCGAACCTTCCGACAGAGTTAACCGCGTGGCGGGTTTGGATTTCATCCTGCACGCGTGATCATTGCCGCGCCCCGCAATTGTGCGGGCTTCCGTCGCGCGACGATTGCGAGTCCCAAAGCTCTCCCCTTTCGCCTTGGCGCCACCGCCGCTCCCATGCATCGACTTTCGTCGATGGCCTGACGCGCTTCGATGTCTCCCTCGTCATCTCTGAGCGCTGCTCTGCGAATCGA
The DNA window shown above is from Rhodopseudomonas palustris HaA2 and carries:
- a CDS encoding helix-turn-helix domain-containing protein, which translates into the protein MKRHGTIQIASKLRLARELAARGKTQAEICKELGISVMTFHRWRKMVPEPSAATPETPTAPVLDASERSSTKTEDELLDENRRLKRIITDLLLDKMKLEELIEAQSLGRKRN